The segment ACAGTGCGCCGTCGGGCTTGCGTAAAACGATAGCTTCTCCTTGTGCCAGCGTCATGACCTCATCTAGCGTAAGTTGTCCACTTTCTACGTTGATAATTTTCATATCTGAACCTCTTTACCACCAATGTAAAGTGTATTGTGTTCTTTGTGTCCCACAGCCTTGATCTGAACGATACAGGAATCGTCTTCTATAACTACATCATAGAAAACCCGATAGTTATCCACTCGCAGTTCCCAATCGGATAGTTCATTTTCTCCCAGTCGTTTTCTGTTTCTAGTTTCTAGTGTGGGTTCATTGGATAGCTGTGCTTCGATAGAATCAAGAATAGTTTTTTGGGCAAATTTTCTATAGGCGCGTATATGATTGGCAGCTATAGGAGTAAAGTTAATCTCGAATTTCATTGCATGGAAAAGAACCGTTTATGGCTGTAGGGGCGACCCGCCTGCATCAATGAAAAATGGTGTCCATTCAATTGACTCGGGTCGCCCTGTGATCAAATCCTTGGGAAATGGTGCGTTACGCTACGCTAACGCACCCTACTGGCGTGACTCAGCTAAAATGGTGCAATAGATTGGGTACGTAGTGAGGGCTTTAGCCCTCTCCAGCTAGGCGTTAGAGAACTAAAGTTCTCACTACAAACAAAGTCCTAAGCTGGGTCAGTCCACTACGGTAAGCACTAGCTACCGCTAATCCGGGCTAAATCGCGGGCGTTTTCTTCAAACGCCGCCGTCAGCGCATCATCGCCACTTAACCCCGCTTCCTCAGCTTTATGCAGACAAGCCAATACCCGCTTGTAATCCTTCGGTATCACCTTGACAAACTTCGGCACCATTTCTGTCCAATTTGCCAAGATAGTTAACCCTAATTGACTCTTGGTGTACTCGACGTGTTTAGCAATCATTTGGTGGATGATTTCAATTTCCTCCTCATCTTCCAGTTTCTCTAAGTCGGACATCTGGGTATTGCAACGAGTAGCAAAATCACCTTTCTCATCCAACACATAGGCGACACCGCCACTCATTCCCGCCGCAAAGTTGCGCCCAGTTGGACCCAAAACCACTACTTTACCGCCCGTCATATATTCGCAGCCATGATCACCCACGGCTTCCACTACCGCGTTAACCCCTGAGTTGCGAACACAGAACCGTTCACCAGCCATTCCCCGAATATAGACTTCACCCGCCGTTGCGCCATAGAGGGCGACATTCCCGACGATGATATTTTCACGGGGGACAAAGGTGGAACGGGCGGGGGGATAGAGGATTAATTTACCTCCAGATAATCCTTTGCCAAAGTAGTCATTGGCATCTCCTTCGAGTTCTAAGGTGACACCCTTGGGGACAAATGCGCCAAAGCTTTGACCCGCACTTCCTTGGAAATGCAGATGGATGGTATCCTCCGGTAACCCCTGCCAATGGCGCTTGGTGATTTCATTGCCTAAAATCGTGCCAACCGCCCGATTGGTATTCTGAATCGGTAGGGTAGCGGTTACTTTTTCACCCTTGGCGATCGCGCCTTTGCATAAATCTAGCAGAACCCTCATATCCAGGGACTTATCCAGCCCATGATCCTGGGGAATCTGACAGTAGCGCCCAATTTCGGGTCCTACATCCGGTTGATAGAGAATCTGGGATAAATCCAATCCCTTAGCCTTCCAATGATCCACCGCCGGCTTCGCTTCTAAGACATCCACACGCCCTACCATTTCATTTAGGGTGCGGAATCCCAGTTGTGCCATGATTTCCCGCACTTCTTGGGCGACAAAGGTCATGAAGTTTACTGTATGATCCGGATTGCCGATGAAACTCTGACGCAGCACCGGGTTCTGGGTGGCAATTCCCGCCGGACAGGTGTTTTTTTGACAAACTCGCATCATAATGCAGCCCAGGGTCACTAGAGGTGCGGTAGAGAAGCCAAATTCCTCTGCCCCTAACAGCGCCGCCATGACCACATCGCGCCCGGTTTTCATTTGACCATCGGTTTCCACCACAATCCGCGATCGCAAATCGTTCAATACCAGAGTTTGATGGGTTTCCGCCACCCCTAATTCCCAGGGTAATCCGGCGTGTTTAATCGAGGTTTGCGGTGATGCACCCGTTCCGCCATCAAAACCCGAAATGAGTACCACATCCGCATGGGCTTTGGCAACCCCCGCCGCGATCGTTCCTACCCCCACCTCAGACACCAGTTTCACATTAATCCGGGCGTTGCGGTTGGCGTTTTTCAAGTCATGAATTAACTCGGCTAAGTCTTCAATTGAGTAGATATCGTGGTGCGGTGGGGGTGAGATTAAGCCGACTCCCGGCG is part of the Coleofasciculus chthonoplastes PCC 7420 genome and harbors:
- a CDS encoding type II toxin-antitoxin system RelE family toxin encodes the protein MKFEINFTPIAANHIRAYRKFAQKTILDSIEAQLSNEPTLETRNRKRLGENELSDWELRVDNYRVFYDVVIEDDSCIVQIKAVGHKEHNTLYIGGKEVQI